The proteins below are encoded in one region of Streptomyces roseirectus:
- a CDS encoding transglycosylase domain-containing protein, whose translation MSEHRRKQSQPQGGGRAAARRGQSGSSSGRRAAPGGDTGAPSDGLYQSGAAEERPYGGRADARRAAQRATGGGRRRAPDPAGPGRGRGRQPSGGKRLIDYPRQDKYGWQRWMPSWKLVMGLCLGFFGSLMVAASVAYAFVGIPEIDKTAEAQNNVYYWSDKTQMVATGGETNRQIIALPEIPKAMQFAVISQENKSFYSDSGIDPKGIGRAVFNMARGGQTQGGSTITQQYVKNAMLADQSQTISRKLKEIFVAIKVGNNVSKDEIMAGYLNSAYYGRNAYGIQAAAQAYFGKKAKDLNAGECAFLAAMLKGATYYDPAGLPSVDPAATAEANQGRALRQMQDTLNKMVEYGHLDQATRAKFTTLPPWQNPRSNTNLKGQVGYLVDLANAYLVTNEETTGISQDRLQRGGLSIYTTFDKNKVLALEKSVKAVQEANIKPEQRPDTDTHVQFGGASVNPDTGAIEAIYGGEDSTKHFTNNADQTGAQVGSTFKPFVLAAAMTWGVRDPKLGSSQAQDERTIVSPKSRFSGKNKLKIQEYDGSVWKNEKGQEWLQTNDGNVSLGEPPNYEVDLREAMRESVNSAFVQLGMDVGLDKVKEAAVSAGLKPNSLTGTTFPSFSIGISDPSAIRMAASYATFAASGKQRDPFSVLEVTGEDISYKHETLTKDAFTKKVADNVTDILKTVVDKGTGTAAQLPGRDVAGKTGTTDGNKSAWFVGYTPQLSTAITMFRYDDDETNKNREFLEMFGTGGQEKIHGASFPAEIWHDYMEQAMDGLPKEKFPEPEPIGEVINPEPSPTPTPSASESEEPSESPSPSPSQNSPSPSPSPSDTCGAFGFGCSDGGTDSGTTEGGDNGGSGVSPSPTPSNDQGDASRGNSGGLFGGGNGSGGTTTE comes from the coding sequence ATGAGCGAGCACCGTCGCAAACAGTCGCAGCCGCAAGGAGGCGGACGTGCCGCGGCCCGGCGCGGCCAGTCCGGCTCGTCCTCCGGCCGCCGTGCGGCACCGGGAGGCGACACAGGGGCCCCTTCCGACGGTCTGTACCAGTCGGGAGCAGCAGAAGAACGGCCGTACGGCGGCCGGGCCGACGCCCGGCGCGCGGCGCAGAGAGCCACCGGAGGAGGGCGCCGCAGGGCACCTGATCCCGCCGGCCCCGGACGCGGCAGAGGGCGTCAGCCCTCCGGCGGCAAGCGGTTGATCGACTACCCCCGCCAGGACAAGTACGGCTGGCAGCGCTGGATGCCGTCCTGGAAGCTCGTCATGGGCCTGTGCCTCGGCTTCTTCGGCAGCCTGATGGTCGCGGCGAGCGTCGCGTACGCCTTCGTGGGCATCCCGGAGATCGACAAGACCGCCGAGGCGCAGAACAACGTCTACTACTGGAGCGACAAGACCCAGATGGTCGCGACCGGTGGCGAGACCAACCGGCAGATCATCGCCCTCCCCGAGATCCCCAAGGCGATGCAGTTCGCGGTGATCTCGCAGGAGAACAAGAGCTTCTACAGCGACAGCGGCATCGACCCCAAGGGCATCGGCCGCGCGGTCTTCAACATGGCCCGCGGCGGCCAGACGCAGGGCGGCTCCACCATCACCCAGCAGTACGTCAAGAACGCCATGCTGGCCGACCAGTCGCAGACGATCTCCCGGAAGCTGAAGGAGATCTTCGTCGCGATCAAGGTCGGCAACAACGTCTCCAAGGACGAGATCATGGCCGGGTACCTGAACTCGGCCTACTACGGGCGCAACGCCTACGGGATCCAGGCGGCGGCACAGGCGTACTTCGGCAAGAAGGCCAAGGATCTCAATGCCGGCGAGTGCGCCTTCCTGGCCGCGATGCTGAAGGGCGCCACGTACTACGACCCGGCCGGTCTGCCGTCCGTCGACCCGGCGGCCACCGCCGAGGCCAACCAGGGGCGGGCCCTGCGCCAGATGCAGGACACCCTGAACAAGATGGTCGAGTACGGGCACCTGGACCAGGCGACACGGGCGAAGTTCACGACGCTCCCCCCGTGGCAGAACCCCCGCTCGAACACCAACCTCAAGGGCCAGGTCGGCTACCTCGTCGACCTCGCCAACGCCTACCTCGTGACGAACGAGGAGACGACCGGGATCAGCCAGGACCGCCTCCAGCGCGGCGGCCTCTCGATCTACACGACCTTCGACAAGAACAAGGTCCTGGCGCTCGAAAAGTCGGTCAAGGCGGTCCAGGAAGCCAACATCAAGCCCGAACAGCGCCCGGACACGGACACCCACGTCCAGTTCGGCGGGGCCTCGGTCAACCCGGACACGGGTGCCATCGAGGCGATCTACGGCGGTGAGGACTCCACCAAGCACTTCACCAACAACGCCGACCAGACCGGCGCCCAGGTCGGCTCGACCTTCAAGCCGTTCGTGCTCGCCGCCGCGATGACCTGGGGCGTGCGCGACCCGAAACTCGGCTCCTCGCAGGCCCAGGACGAGCGCACCATCGTCTCCCCCAAGAGCAGGTTCAGCGGCAAGAACAAACTCAAGATCCAGGAGTACGACGGGAGCGTCTGGAAGAACGAGAAGGGCCAGGAGTGGCTGCAGACCAACGACGGCAACGTCTCCCTCGGTGAACCGCCGAACTACGAGGTCGACCTGCGCGAGGCCATGCGGGAGTCGGTGAACTCCGCCTTCGTGCAGCTCGGCATGGACGTCGGTCTGGACAAGGTGAAGGAGGCCGCGGTCAGCGCGGGCCTGAAGCCGAACAGCCTGACGGGCACCACCTTCCCGTCGTTCTCCATCGGCATCTCCGACCCCAGCGCCATCCGTATGGCGGCCTCCTACGCCACCTTCGCGGCCAGCGGGAAGCAGCGGGACCCGTTCTCCGTCCTGGAGGTCACGGGCGAGGACATCAGCTACAAGCACGAGACCCTGACCAAGGACGCCTTCACCAAGAAGGTCGCCGACAACGTCACCGACATCCTCAAGACCGTCGTCGACAAGGGCACCGGCACCGCGGCCCAGCTTCCGGGCCGTGACGTGGCGGGCAAGACCGGTACCACCGACGGCAACAAGTCGGCCTGGTTCGTGGGCTACACCCCGCAGCTGTCGACCGCGATCACGATGTTCCGGTACGACGACGACGAGACGAACAAGAACCGCGAGTTCCTGGAGATGTTCGGCACGGGTGGCCAGGAGAAGATCCACGGCGCCTCGTTCCCGGCGGAGATCTGGCACGACTACATGGAGCAGGCCATGGACGGCCTGCCCAAGGAGAAGTTCCCGGAGCCGGAGCCCATCGGTGAGGTCATCAACCCGGAGCCGTCGCCGACCCCGACGCCCTCGGCCTCCGAGAGCGAGGAGCCGAGCGAGTCGCCGAGTCCGTCGCCCAGCCAGAACAGCCCCTCGCCCTCGCCGAGCCCGTCCGACACCTGCGGCGCCTTCGGCTTCGGGTGCAGCGACGGCGGCACGGACTCGGGCACCACGGAGGGCGGCGACAACGGCGGCAGCGGGGTGAGCCCGTCACCGACACCGAGCAACGACCAGGGAGACGCGTCCAGAGGTAACTCGGGCGGCCTCTTCGGCGGTGGGAACGGGAGCGGGGGCACCACCACCGAATAG
- a CDS encoding glycosyltransferase family 87 protein, translating to MPSAEPTQASVHEPDPVRPTKEDPIAEAGSELIGGPIGRRARFGTSWWNPVRVIALVAIGMFALGLIQKAPCYNGGWFFGASTQYTHACYSDIPHLYQGRGFADGLVPYFDRFAGDMQYLEYPVLTGVFMQVASWLTPHSGTIQHQEQWYWMVNAGMLMACAAVIAVCVARTHSRRPWDGLLVALAPAFALTATINWDLLAGALTAAAMLMWARGRSVAFGVLLGLATAAKLYPVFLLGPLFLLCWRAGKWRDLGKAVAATAGAWLVVNLPVMLFAFDGWSKFYTFSQERGVDFGSFWLILAQNSSDPLTTDSVNTLATLLVLLCFLGIAILTLTAPRRPRFAQLAFLVVAAFIVTNKVYSPQYVLWLVPLAALARPKWRDFLVWQACEVAYFLGIWMYLAYTTSGNAHKGLSTDGYHWAIAFHLLGTLYLCAMVVRDILLPERDVVRQAGDDDPSGGVLDGAEDRFVLSAAVASARRDEALEGPQVSWGKEE from the coding sequence ATGCCCAGCGCAGAACCGACACAAGCGAGCGTGCACGAGCCGGACCCGGTGCGACCCACCAAGGAAGACCCGATCGCCGAGGCCGGCAGCGAGCTGATCGGCGGCCCCATCGGACGGCGTGCCCGGTTCGGGACGTCCTGGTGGAACCCCGTGCGGGTCATCGCGCTCGTGGCGATCGGGATGTTCGCCCTCGGGCTGATCCAGAAGGCGCCCTGCTACAACGGCGGCTGGTTCTTCGGGGCCAGCACCCAGTACACGCACGCCTGCTACTCGGACATCCCGCACCTGTACCAGGGACGCGGCTTCGCCGACGGGCTCGTGCCGTACTTCGACCGGTTCGCCGGCGACATGCAGTACCTCGAATATCCGGTGCTGACCGGCGTGTTCATGCAGGTGGCCAGCTGGCTCACCCCGCACAGCGGCACCATCCAGCACCAGGAGCAGTGGTACTGGATGGTCAACGCCGGGATGCTGATGGCCTGCGCCGCGGTCATCGCGGTCTGTGTCGCCCGGACGCACTCCCGGCGCCCCTGGGACGGTCTGCTGGTCGCGCTGGCACCCGCCTTCGCGCTGACCGCCACCATCAACTGGGACCTGCTGGCGGGCGCTCTGACGGCCGCGGCGATGCTGATGTGGGCGCGGGGCCGCTCGGTGGCCTTCGGGGTCCTCCTGGGGCTCGCCACGGCCGCCAAGCTGTACCCCGTCTTCCTGCTCGGCCCGCTGTTCCTGCTGTGCTGGCGGGCCGGCAAGTGGCGCGACCTCGGGAAGGCCGTCGCGGCGACGGCGGGCGCGTGGCTGGTGGTGAACCTGCCGGTGATGCTCTTCGCCTTCGACGGCTGGTCGAAGTTCTACACGTTCAGCCAGGAGCGGGGCGTCGACTTCGGCTCCTTCTGGCTGATCCTGGCCCAGAACTCCTCCGACCCGCTCACCACCGACAGCGTCAACACGCTGGCCACGCTGCTCGTGCTGCTCTGCTTCCTCGGCATCGCGATCCTGACCCTGACCGCCCCGCGCCGGCCGCGCTTCGCGCAGCTCGCGTTCCTGGTGGTGGCCGCGTTCATCGTCACCAACAAGGTCTACTCGCCGCAGTACGTCCTGTGGCTGGTGCCGCTCGCCGCGCTCGCCCGCCCCAAGTGGCGGGACTTCCTCGTCTGGCAGGCGTGCGAGGTGGCGTACTTCCTCGGGATCTGGATGTACCTCGCGTACACGACCAGCGGGAACGCCCACAAGGGCCTGTCGACCGACGGCTACCACTGGGCCATCGCCTTCCACCTGCTGGGCACGCTCTACCTGTGCGCGATGGTCGTCCGCGACATCCTGCTGCCCGAGCGGGACGTGGTGCGCCAAGCCGGGGACGACGATCCGTCCGGCGGGGTGCTGGACGGGGCCGAGGACCGCTTCGTCCTCAGCGCCGCGGTCGCCTCGGCGCGGCGGGACGAGGCGCTGGAGGGGCCGCAGGTGAGCTGGGGCAAGGAGGAGTAG
- a CDS encoding alanine racemase: protein MALTLYVDTARWRAHHKHVQDQFPGLVPVCKGNGYGFGHERLAEEATRLGSDVLAVGTTYEAARIKDFFGGDLLVLTPYRRGEEPVPLPDRVIRSVSSVDGVYGLVGARVVIEVMSSMKRHGISEQDLPQLHAAIENVRLEGFAIHLPLDRTDGSDAVEEVIGWMDRLRAARLPLHTMFVSHLKAEDLGRLQQQFPQTRFRARIGTRLWLGDHDATEYRGSVLDVTRVAKGDRFGYRQQKAASDGFLVVVAGGTSHGVGLEAPKALHGVMPRAKGVARAGLATVNRNLSPFVWGGKQRWFAEPPHMQVSILFVPSDAPEPKVGDELVAHLRHTTTQFDRLLDR from the coding sequence ATGGCGCTCACCCTCTACGTCGACACCGCGCGCTGGCGGGCGCACCACAAGCATGTCCAGGACCAGTTCCCGGGGCTCGTCCCGGTCTGCAAGGGCAACGGCTACGGCTTCGGGCACGAGCGGCTCGCGGAGGAGGCGACCCGGCTCGGTTCGGACGTCCTCGCCGTGGGCACGACGTACGAGGCCGCGCGGATCAAGGACTTCTTCGGCGGCGACCTGCTGGTGCTGACGCCGTACCGGCGCGGCGAGGAGCCCGTCCCGCTGCCCGACCGGGTGATCCGCTCGGTGTCGTCCGTGGACGGCGTGTACGGCCTGGTGGGTGCCCGGGTGGTCATCGAGGTGATGTCCTCGATGAAGCGGCACGGCATCAGCGAGCAGGACCTGCCGCAGTTGCACGCCGCGATCGAGAACGTCCGTCTGGAGGGCTTCGCGATCCACCTGCCGCTGGACCGCACGGACGGCTCGGACGCCGTCGAGGAGGTCATCGGCTGGATGGACCGGCTGCGCGCGGCGCGGCTGCCGCTGCACACGATGTTCGTCAGCCACCTCAAGGCCGAGGACCTGGGCCGGCTCCAGCAGCAGTTCCCGCAGACCCGGTTCCGGGCCCGGATCGGCACCCGGCTGTGGCTGGGGGACCACGACGCCACGGAGTACCGGGGCTCGGTCCTGGACGTCACGCGTGTCGCCAAGGGCGACCGGTTCGGCTACCGCCAGCAGAAGGCGGCCTCGGACGGCTTCCTGGTGGTCGTCGCGGGCGGTACGTCGCACGGCGTGGGCCTGGAGGCCCCGAAGGCGCTGCACGGCGTCATGCCGCGCGCCAAGGGCGTCGCCCGCGCCGGTCTCGCCACGGTGAACCGCAACCTGTCGCCGTTCGTCTGGGGCGGCAAGCAGCGCTGGTTCGCCGAGCCGCCGCACATGCAGGTGTCCATCCTGTTCGTCCCCTCCGACGCCCCCGAGCCGAAGGTCGGCGACGAGCTGGTGGCCCATCTGCGGCACACCACCACCCAGTTCGACCGCCTCCTGGACCGCTGA
- a CDS encoding lipid II:glycine glycyltransferase FemX, whose translation MSLTLRTISREQHLAYIQSLPAASHMQVPAWADVKAEWRSESLGWFDKAGQLVGAGLVLYRQLPKIKRYLAYLPEGPVINWYAPNLTEWLEPMLAHLKHQGAFSVKMGPPVIIRRWEAGSIKAGIQNPDVKRLRDIEADFIEPRAFEVADKLRRMGWQQGEDGGAGFGDVQPRYVYQVPLANRSLEDVHKNFNQLWRRNIKKAEKAGVEVVQAGYHDLEEWQRLYEITAVRDHFRPRPLSYFQRMWSALNSEDPNRMRLYFARHNGVNLSAATMLIVGGHVWYSYGASDNIGREFRPSNAMQWRMLRDAYALGATVYDLRGISDSLDETDHLFGLIQFKVGTGGQAAEYLGEWDFPLNKLLHKALDIYMSRR comes from the coding sequence ATGAGCCTGACCCTGAGGACGATCAGCCGCGAGCAGCATCTGGCGTACATCCAGAGCCTGCCGGCGGCGAGCCACATGCAGGTACCGGCATGGGCTGACGTCAAGGCGGAATGGCGTTCGGAGAGCCTGGGCTGGTTCGACAAGGCCGGCCAGCTGGTCGGCGCCGGCCTGGTGCTGTACCGCCAGCTCCCGAAGATCAAGCGCTACCTGGCCTACCTGCCCGAGGGCCCGGTCATCAACTGGTACGCGCCGAACCTGACGGAGTGGCTGGAGCCGATGCTCGCGCACCTGAAGCACCAGGGCGCGTTCTCCGTGAAGATGGGCCCGCCGGTGATCATCCGCCGCTGGGAGGCGGGCTCCATCAAGGCCGGCATCCAGAACCCGGACGTGAAGCGGCTGCGCGACATCGAGGCCGACTTCATCGAGCCGCGCGCCTTCGAGGTGGCCGACAAGCTGCGCCGGATGGGCTGGCAGCAGGGCGAGGACGGCGGGGCCGGCTTCGGCGACGTCCAGCCGCGCTACGTCTACCAGGTGCCGCTGGCGAACCGGTCCCTGGAGGATGTCCACAAGAACTTCAACCAGCTGTGGCGCCGCAACATCAAGAAGGCCGAGAAGGCCGGCGTCGAGGTCGTCCAGGCCGGCTACCACGACCTGGAGGAGTGGCAGCGGCTGTACGAGATCACGGCCGTGCGCGACCACTTCCGGCCGCGTCCGCTGTCGTACTTCCAGCGCATGTGGTCGGCCCTCAACTCCGAGGACCCCAACCGGATGCGGCTGTACTTCGCCCGGCACAACGGGGTGAACCTGTCGGCGGCGACGATGCTGATCGTCGGCGGGCACGTCTGGTACTCCTACGGTGCCTCCGACAACATCGGGCGCGAGTTCCGGCCGTCCAACGCGATGCAGTGGCGGATGCTGCGGGACGCGTACGCGCTCGGCGCGACCGTCTACGACCTGCGCGGCATCTCGGACTCGCTGGACGAGACCGACCACCTCTTCGGCCTGATCCAGTTCAAGGTCGGCACGGGCGGCCAGGCCGCCGAGTACCTGGGCGAGTGGGACTTCCCGCTCAACAAGCTGCTCCACAAGGCGCTCGACATCTACATGTCGCGCCGCTGA
- the rpsF gene encoding 30S ribosomal protein S6 gives MRHYEVMVILDPDLEERAVAPLIENFLSVVREGNGKVEKVDTWGRRRLSYEIKKKPEGIYSVIDLQAEPAVVKELDRQLNLNESVLRTKVLRPETH, from the coding sequence ATGCGTCACTACGAGGTGATGGTCATCCTCGACCCCGATCTGGAGGAGCGCGCTGTCGCCCCCCTGATCGAGAACTTCCTGTCCGTCGTCCGTGAGGGCAACGGCAAGGTCGAGAAGGTCGACACCTGGGGCCGTCGTCGTCTCTCGTACGAGATCAAGAAGAAGCCCGAGGGCATCTACTCGGTCATCGACCTGCAGGCCGAGCCTGCGGTCGTCAAGGAGCTCGACCGCCAGCTGAACCTGAACGAGTCGGTCCTCCGGACCAAGGTCCTCCGCCCCGAGACCCACTGA
- a CDS encoding single-stranded DNA-binding protein translates to MAGETVITVVGNLVDDPELRFTPSGAAVAKFRVASTPRTFDRQTNEWKDGESLFLTCSVWRQAAENVAESLQRGMRVMVQGRLKQRSYEDREGVKRTVYELDVEEVGPSLRNATAKVTKTSGGAGGGNRGGQGGYGGGQGGGGWGGGSQQGGGAPADDPWASGAPAGGNQGGGGGGGWGGNSGGGQGGGGYSDEPPF, encoded by the coding sequence ATGGCAGGCGAGACCGTCATCACGGTCGTCGGCAATCTTGTCGACGACCCCGAGCTGCGCTTCACCCCCTCCGGTGCGGCGGTCGCGAAGTTCCGTGTCGCGTCCACTCCCCGCACCTTCGACCGCCAGACGAACGAGTGGAAGGACGGCGAGAGCCTGTTCCTGACCTGCTCGGTCTGGCGCCAGGCGGCGGAGAACGTCGCGGAGTCGCTTCAGCGAGGCATGCGCGTCATGGTGCAGGGCCGCCTGAAGCAGCGGTCCTACGAGGACCGTGAGGGTGTCAAGCGCACGGTCTACGAGCTGGACGTCGAGGAAGTCGGCCCCAGCCTGCGCAACGCCACGGCCAAGGTCACCAAGACCAGCGGTGGTGCCGGTGGCGGCAACCGCGGCGGTCAGGGCGGCTACGGCGGCGGCCAGGGTGGCGGCGGCTGGGGCGGCGGCTCGCAGCAGGGCGGCGGCGCTCCGGCCGACGACCCGTGGGCGAGCGGTGCTCCCGCCGGCGGCAACCAGGGCGGCGGCGGTGGCGGCGGCTGGGGTGGAAACTCCGGCGGCGGCCAGGGCGGCGGCGGCTACTCGGACGAGCCCCCCTTCTAG
- the rpsR gene encoding 30S ribosomal protein S18 has product MAKPPVRKPKKKVCAFCKDKVQYVDYKDTNMLRKFISDRGKIRARRVTGNCTQHQRDVATAVKNSREMALLPYTSTAR; this is encoded by the coding sequence ATGGCGAAGCCGCCTGTGCGCAAGCCTAAGAAAAAGGTCTGCGCGTTCTGCAAGGACAAGGTCCAGTACGTGGACTACAAGGACACGAACATGCTGCGGAAGTTCATTTCCGACCGCGGCAAGATCCGTGCCCGCCGCGTGACCGGCAACTGCACGCAGCACCAGCGTGACGTCGCCACGGCTGTGAAGAACAGCCGTGAGATGGCGCTGCTGCCCTACACCTCCACCGCTCGATAA
- the rplI gene encoding 50S ribosomal protein L9 — protein MKIILTHEVSGLGAAGDVVDVKDGYARNYLIPRNFAIRWTKGGEKDVEQIRRARKIHEIQTIEQANSVKAQLEGVKVRLAVRSGDAGRLFGSVTQADVASAIEAAGGPKVDKRRVELGSPIKTLGAHEAAVRLHPEVAAKVNIEVVAA, from the coding sequence ATGAAGATCATCCTCACCCACGAGGTCTCCGGCCTCGGTGCCGCGGGCGACGTCGTCGACGTCAAGGACGGGTACGCCCGTAACTACCTGATCCCGCGGAACTTCGCGATCCGCTGGACCAAGGGCGGCGAGAAGGACGTCGAGCAGATCCGTCGTGCTCGCAAGATCCACGAGATCCAGACCATCGAGCAGGCCAACAGCGTCAAGGCCCAGCTCGAAGGCGTGAAGGTCCGTCTGGCCGTTCGCTCCGGCGACGCCGGCCGCCTCTTCGGTTCCGTCACCCAGGCTGATGTCGCTTCGGCGATCGAGGCCGCCGGTGGCCCGAAGGTCGACAAGCGCCGCGTCGAGCTGGGTTCGCCCATCAAGACGCTCGGCGCCCACGAGGCCGCTGTGCGCCTGCACCCCGAGGTTGCCGCCAAGGTCAACATCGAGGTTGTCGCGGCGTGA
- a CDS encoding MATE family efflux transporter: MTSAPTTTKAIRRRHDREIVALAVPAFGALVAEPLFVLADSAIVGHLGTAQLAGLGVASALLTTAVSVFVFLAYATTAAVARRAGAGDLPAAIRQGVDGIWLALLLGTAVIVAVLPSARALVDLFGASATAAPYATTYLRVSALGIPAMLIVLAATGVLRGLQDTRTPLYVAVAGFVANAGLNAGLVYGAGLGIAGSAWGTVIAQWGMAGAYLVVVVRGARRHGASLRPDAAGIRASAQAGAPLLVRTLSLRAMLMIATAVAARLGDAEIAAHQIVLSLWSLLAFALDAIAIAGQAIIGRYLGAGDAEGARNACRRMVEWGIAVGVGLGILVVLTRPLFLPLFTGDPGVKDAALPALILVALSQPVSGIVFVLDGVLMGAGDGPYLAGAMLTTLALFAPVALLIPTLGGGLTAVWAAMTLMMTIRLVTLWLRTRSGRWIVTGAVR, translated from the coding sequence ATGACATCGGCCCCCACGACCACCAAGGCCATCAGACGCCGGCACGACCGGGAGATCGTCGCGCTGGCCGTCCCGGCCTTCGGCGCACTCGTCGCCGAACCCCTTTTCGTCCTCGCCGACAGCGCGATCGTGGGCCACCTCGGCACGGCGCAACTCGCCGGACTCGGCGTCGCCTCCGCCCTGCTGACGACGGCCGTCAGCGTCTTCGTCTTCCTCGCCTACGCCACCACGGCCGCCGTCGCGCGCCGCGCGGGCGCCGGTGACCTCCCGGCCGCGATCCGCCAGGGCGTGGACGGCATCTGGCTCGCCCTGCTCCTCGGCACCGCCGTCATCGTCGCCGTCCTGCCCTCCGCGCGAGCCCTCGTCGACCTCTTCGGCGCCTCCGCGACCGCCGCGCCGTACGCGACGACCTATCTGCGCGTCTCCGCCCTCGGCATCCCGGCCATGCTGATCGTCCTCGCCGCGACCGGGGTCCTGCGCGGCCTCCAGGACACCAGGACGCCGCTGTACGTCGCCGTCGCGGGGTTCGTCGCCAACGCGGGACTGAACGCCGGGCTCGTCTACGGCGCCGGGCTCGGGATCGCGGGGTCCGCGTGGGGCACCGTCATCGCGCAGTGGGGGATGGCCGGGGCCTACCTCGTGGTCGTCGTCCGGGGCGCCCGCAGGCACGGCGCCTCGCTGCGGCCGGACGCCGCCGGGATCAGGGCCTCCGCGCAGGCGGGCGCGCCGCTGCTGGTGCGGACGCTCTCCCTGCGGGCCATGCTGATGATCGCGACCGCCGTCGCCGCCCGCCTCGGGGACGCGGAGATCGCCGCCCACCAGATCGTGCTGTCCCTGTGGAGCCTGCTCGCCTTCGCGCTGGACGCCATCGCGATCGCCGGGCAGGCCATCATCGGGCGCTATCTGGGCGCCGGTGACGCCGAGGGCGCCCGCAACGCCTGCCGGCGCATGGTGGAGTGGGGCATCGCCGTCGGCGTCGGCCTCGGCATCCTCGTCGTCCTCACGCGCCCCCTCTTCCTCCCCCTGTTCACCGGCGATCCCGGGGTGAAGGACGCCGCCCTGCCCGCCCTGATCCTCGTCGCCCTCTCCCAGCCGGTCAGCGGCATCGTCTTCGTCCTGGACGGCGTCCTCATGGGCGCGGGCGACGGCCCCTACCTGGCGGGCGCGATGCTGACGACCCTCGCGCTCTTCGCCCCGGTCGCCCTCCTCATCCCCACCCTGGGCGGCGGCCTGACGGCCGTCTGGGCGGCGATGACGCTGATGATGACGATCCGCCTGGTGACGCTGTGGCTGCGCACACGCTCGGGAAGGTGGATCGTGACGGGAGCTGTGCGCTGA
- the dnaB gene encoding replicative DNA helicase has protein sequence MSVSEPLDDPWADSGPSDRLPPTRRRGEGGGRGGRDDQHDRGREGGEWDGAAAFERVPPQDLDAEQSVLGGMLLSKDAIADVVEILKGHDFYKPAHETIYTAILDVYAKGEPADPITIAAELTKRGEINKVGGASYLHTLVQTVPTAANAEYYAEIVHERAVLRRLVEAGTRITQMGYAGDDDVDEIVNRAQAEIYAVTEQRTSEDYLPLGDIMEGALDEIEAIGSRSGEMTGVPTGFTDLDSLTNGLHPGQMIVIAARPAMGKSTLALDFARAASIKNNLASVIFSLEMGRNEIAMRLLSAEARVALHHMRSGTMTDEDWTRLARRMPEVSAAPLYIDDSPNLSMMEIRAKCRRLKQRNDIKLVIIDYLQLMQSGGKRSESRQQEVSDMSRNLKLLAKELEVPVIALSQLNRGPEQRTDKKPMVSDLRESGSIEQDADMVILLHREDAYEKESPRAGEADIIVGKHRNGPTATITVAFQGHYSRFVDMAQT, from the coding sequence GTGAGCGTTTCCGAGCCCTTGGACGACCCGTGGGCGGACAGCGGCCCCAGTGATCGTCTCCCCCCGACGCGCCGCCGGGGCGAGGGCGGCGGCCGGGGCGGCCGTGACGACCAGCACGACCGGGGCCGCGAGGGCGGCGAGTGGGACGGCGCCGCGGCCTTCGAGCGCGTCCCCCCGCAGGACCTCGACGCCGAGCAGTCCGTCCTCGGCGGCATGCTCCTGTCCAAGGACGCCATCGCCGACGTCGTCGAGATCCTGAAGGGCCACGACTTCTACAAGCCGGCCCACGAGACGATCTACACGGCGATCCTCGACGTCTACGCCAAGGGCGAGCCGGCCGACCCCATCACGATCGCCGCCGAGCTGACCAAGCGCGGCGAGATCAACAAGGTGGGCGGGGCCTCCTACCTGCACACCCTCGTCCAGACCGTGCCGACCGCGGCCAACGCCGAGTACTACGCCGAGATCGTGCACGAGCGCGCCGTGCTGCGGCGCCTGGTCGAGGCGGGCACGCGCATCACCCAGATGGGCTACGCGGGCGACGACGACGTCGACGAGATCGTCAACCGCGCCCAGGCGGAGATCTACGCCGTCACCGAGCAGCGCACCAGCGAGGACTACCTGCCGCTCGGCGACATCATGGAGGGCGCGCTCGACGAGATCGAGGCGATCGGCTCGCGCAGCGGCGAGATGACCGGTGTGCCGACCGGCTTCACCGACCTCGACTCCCTCACCAACGGGCTGCACCCCGGTCAGATGATCGTCATCGCGGCCCGCCCCGCCATGGGCAAGTCGACGCTCGCGCTGGACTTCGCGCGCGCGGCGTCGATCAAGAACAACCTCGCCAGCGTCATCTTCTCCCTCGAAATGGGCCGCAACGAGATCGCGATGCGCCTGCTGTCCGCCGAGGCGCGGGTCGCCCTGCACCACATGCGCTCCGGCACGATGACCGACGAGGACTGGACGCGGCTCGCGCGCCGCATGCCCGAGGTCTCCGCCGCCCCCCTCTACATCGACGACTCGCCGAACCTCTCGATGATGGAGATCCGCGCGAAGTGCCGCCGCCTGAAGCAGCGCAACGACATCAAGCTCGTCATCATCGACTACCTCCAGCTCATGCAGTCCGGCGGCAAGCGTTCCGAGAGCCGTCAGCAGGAGGTCTCGGACATGTCCCGTAACCTCAAGCTCCTCGCCAAGGAACTCGAAGTCCCGGTCATCGCGCTCTCCCAGCTGAACCGTGGTCCCGAGCAGCGCACCGACAAGAAGCCGATGGTCTCCGACCTCCGCGAGTCCGGCTCCATCGAGCAGGACGCCGACATGGTCATCCTGCTGCACCGCGAGGACGCCTACGAGAAGGAGTCCCCCCGCGCCGGCGAGGCCGACATCATCGTCGGCAAGCACCGAAACGGCCCCACGGCCACGATCACGGTCGCCTTCCAGGGCCACTATTCACGTTTCGTGGACATGGCACAGACCTGA